The following are encoded together in the Daucus carota subsp. sativus chromosome 5, DH1 v3.0, whole genome shotgun sequence genome:
- the LOC108223693 gene encoding uncharacterized protein LOC108223693, whose protein sequence is MIENTKKRKRGFISEEDIAIVLQRYSPTTVLALLQELSRVADEKFDWNEMVRKTSTGISNPREYQMLWRRLAYNTSLVEVLDEEVEPLDDDSDLDYEIEALPNVTPEASAEAVACVKVLAASGMPSSSTVPNGSTVEAPLTIKIPSGQAARVSSESLHPSSFVRGRTNITVPVSVQKQPTSTEGLDTDGLAGGNPPPRRRRKPWSAAEDLELIAAVKKCGEGNWANILKGDFKSERSASQLSQRWNIIRKRKGNSNLGRNSQLSEAQLAARRAVSLALNMPMTDKLKASFSSGSTSLAIMPSNSIHCDAETSAGIKSEPQSEVDSLPTVTPRSNISYPDSVPTIAQRSGILGPAAKQDLVKTATQQSIAAGVSSKARINLKAQSMKHSPGPDGELVKAAAVAAGARIATPSDAASLLRAAQAKNAVRIMPAGGASVGAGSGNSLPSNVHYIRTGLATTFSTYSTVPPSVSRSTSSQHIQGHSVKQAIVQGIQSQRHASPKLNVSSERNKAVTSGPVIKIEANILENVIPKSVDASQKPSQEDEDSDRGCTMREKERNHFGNPGQAQRQVGDGGPEEKIKKDQDLISSGTLLALTSKDLAKPVPVSHQSDTANSKSLRAEVSGDGDCIDNNQKMGFSDKEKYVVDVDICEDHNVGKKID, encoded by the exons ATGATTGAGAACACGAAGAAGCGGAAACGCGGATTCATCTCCGAAGAAGACATCGCAATCGTCTTGCAAAG GTATTCTCCAACTACTGTATTGGCATTACTTCAAGAGCTATCTCGAGTTGCGGATGAAAAGTTTGATTGGAATGAGATGGTGAGAAAGACCAGCACTGGTATATCTAATCCGAGAGAGTACCAAATGTTATGGCGTCGTTTGGCCTATAATACATCTTTAGTTGAAGTATTGGACGAAGAGGTTGAACCTCTG GATGATGACAGTGATCTTGATTATGAAATTGAAGCTTTACCAAATGTTACGCCAGAAGCTTCTGCTGAGGCTGTAGCATGTGTGAAG GTACTTGCTGCTTCTGGCATGCCAAGTAGCTCCACTGTACCAAATGGTTCCACAGTCGAGGCTCCGTTGACTATTAAGATACCTAGTGGACAAGCAGCTAGAGTTTCCTCAGAAAGCTTACATCCGTCAAGCTTTGTACGGGGGCGGACAAATATTACAGTTCCAGTTTCTGTCCAGAAACAGCCAACGTCTACCGAAGGGCTGGATACTGATGGGTTGGCTGGTGGCAACCCACCTCCTCGAAGGAGAAGGAAACCATGGTCTGCTGCGGAGGATTTAGAATTAATTGCTGCTGTAAAGAAGTGTGGCGAAGGTAATTGGGCAAATATATTGAAAGGCGACTTCAAGAGTGAACGATCAGCTTCCCAACTATCTCAG AGGTGGAACATTATTAGAAAGCGGAAGGGCAATTCTAATTTAGGAAGGAATTCACAACTCTCTGAGGCGCAGCTTGCAGCTCGCCGGGCAGTGTCTTTAGCCCTTAATATGCCTATGACAGATAAGCTGAAGGCATCTTTCTCCTCTG GTTCAACGAGTTTAGCTATTATGCCCAGCAACTCTATCCATTGTGATGCTGAAACTTCTGCAGGCATAAAGTCTGAACCTCAATCTGAAGTTGATTCTCTTCCAACCGTAACTCCACGGTCCAATATATCTTACCCAGACTCAGTCCCAACAATAGCACAACGATCAGGGATACTAGGACCTGCAGCTAAACAAGACCTTGTGAAAACTGCCACACAACAATCCATCGCAGCAGGGGTTTCATCTAAAGCTCGGATTAACTTAAAAGCTCAATCAATGAAGCACTCTCCTGGTCCAGATGGTGAGCTAGTAAAAGCTGCCGCAGTAGCTGCGGGCGCTCGTATCGCCACTCCATCTGATGCAGCATCATTGTTAAGGGCTGCACAGGCTAAGAATGCCGTACGAATTATGCCTGCTGGAGGAGCGTCTGTAGGGGCTGGTAGTGGAAACTCATTACCCAGTAATGTGCACTACATTCGTACTGGTCTGGCAACTACATTTTCCACATATTCTACTGTGCCGCCAAGTGTCTCACGATCTACAAGTAGTCAACACATTCAGGGTCATTCTGTGAAACAAGCAATTGTGCAGGGTATCCAGAGCCAGAGGCATGCCAGTCCTAAACTGAATGTATCATCTGAGAGAAATAAAGCTGTCACCTCTGGCCCTGTAATCAAGATTGAGGCTAACATTTTGGAAAATGTGATACCTAAATCCGTGGATGCATCACAAAAACCTAGTCAAGAAGACGAAGACAGTGACAGAGGGTGTACAATGAGGGAGAAAGAGCGTAACCATTTTGGAAATCCAGGGCAGGCCCAAAGACAAGTAGGTGATGGTGGACCTGAAGAGAAAATTAAAAAGGACCAAGATTTAATTTCCAGTGGCACACTATTGGCGCTCACTTCGAAGGATCTTGCAAAGCCAGTTCCAGTATCACATCAATCTGATACTgccaactcaaaaagcttgaGGGCGGAGGTAAGCGGCGATGGTGATTGTATAGataataatcaaaaaatggGTTTCAGTGACAAGGAAAAATATGTAGTAGATGTGGATATCTGTGAAGATCATAATGTGGGAAAGAAAATAGATTAA
- the LOC108220249 gene encoding protein ECERIFERUM 2, whose amino-acid sequence MENLVYNKRISTVVPARMTPEEKSSHELTSMDLAMKLHYIRGVYFFESKAVEGLVILDLKKAFFQLLNVYFAASGRVRRSEHGGGRPMIKCNDSGVRIVEAQCSKNLEEWMGIMKDDHSINDHLTYKHVLGPDLGFSPLVFVQFTWFQCGGMSVGLSWSHILGDIFTASAFINMWAQILGGHPPRHPAENPSSETDKLPCFTTKSCSLKTVGPVGDYWVAPNNCKMRTHSFHITEQQLHHLLTKICRLSPSEKIRPFECISAIIWKSLAKIRKELMQEFVTICTHNSHDIGNESPRNRQVVSTVEFDAHFDADVLHVANFIAKKQVDEREKIAELIDKEDGNLDCIVYGANLTFVNLEGTKMYEMELKGVKTVYANYTIDGVGDNGVVLVLPEMKDGDKGLRVTMIMSENEVAELKNELKYEWSIN is encoded by the exons ATGGAGAACCTAGTTTACAACAAGAGGATTTCCACGGTGGTTCCGGCGAGAATGACACCGGAGGAGAAGAGCAGTCATGAGCTAACAAGCATGGATTTAGCAATGAAGCTTCATTACATAAGGGGCGTGTACTTTTTTGAGAGTAAGGCTGTTGAAGGGCTAGTGATTCTTGACTTAAAAAAGGCCTTTTTTCAgcttcttaatgtttattttgcGGCATCTGGGAGAGTCCGGAGGTCGGAACACGGAGGAGGTAGGCCGATGATAAAGTGCAATGATAGCGGTGTGAGGATTGTGGAGGCACAGTGTAGCAAAAATTTGGAGGAGTGGATGGGAATTATGAAAGATGATCATTCGATTAATGATCATCTTACTTATAAGCATGTTCTTGGTCCTGATCTTGGCTTCTCCCCACTTGTCTTTGTGCAG TTCACTTGGTTCCAGTGTGGAGGAATGTCTGTGGGCCTCAGCTGGTCCCACATTCTGGGAGATATCTTCACAGCTTCTGCCTTCATCAACATGTGGGCCCAGATCCTAGGAGGCCATCCGCCACGTCATCCTGCAGAAAACCCAAGCTCTGAAACTGACAAACTCCCTTGTTTCACCACAAAATCATGTTCACTAAAAACAGTAGGCCCTGTCGGAGACTACTGGGTGGCCCCAAATAACTGCAAAATGAGGACTCATTCTTTTCATATCACTGAGCAACAACTTCATCACTTGCTTACTAAAATCTGCAGGCTAAGCCCAAGTGAAAAGATCAGGCCTTTTGAATGCATCTCTGCAATAATTTGGAAATCTCTTGCTAAGATAAGAAAAGAGCTGATGCAAGAATTTGTGACAATATGTACCCACAATTCTCATGACATTGGAAATGAATCTCCGCGTAATAGGCAGGTTGTGAGCACGGTTGAGTTCGATGCACATTTTGATGCTGATGTACTGCATGTAGCTAACTTCATTGCAAAGAAACAAGTTGATGAGCGAGAAAAGATTGCAGAGCTGATTGACAAAGAGGATGGGAACTTGGACTGTATAGTGTACGGGGCAAATCTGACATTCGTTAATCTTGAAGGCACGAAAATGTATGAGATGGAGCTGAAGGGAGTGAAAACTGTCTATGCAAATTATACTATCGATGGAGTTGGTGACAATGGGGTGGTTTTGGTTCTTCCGGAGATGAAAGATGGCGACAAGGGATTAAGAGTGACAATGATAATGTCTGAGAATGAAGTTGCAGAGCTGAAGAATGAGCTGAAATATGAATGGAGCATCAATTAA